A single region of the Vanessa atalanta chromosome Z, ilVanAtal1.2, whole genome shotgun sequence genome encodes:
- the LOC125076261 gene encoding uncharacterized protein LOC125076261, whose amino-acid sequence MARIILEVKQELPDDDYVTMTSNSSATSSDTDDTKDNIRLPIMERLDRVFKQLDEIVKPNTPEPREYLEMVDDPDCDIAQTRAEAWARQNQEYQNKCPDYEWFHKYREPRRQAASPPPQPRKGCDIKTSADREAAVNKIYALVKDIDNVIYRKPNIKINRPPMYFSSRHGGSNTASTSTSTRPRRDKRHLNISPASVIIHCSKCKSLNRHITYLRNRHQASRRNRIFF is encoded by the exons atgGCGCGAATAATACTAGAGGTGAAGCAGGAGCTTCCTGATGATGACTATG TTACGATGACGTCCAATTCTTCCGCAACATCAAGTGACACGGATGATACAAAGGATAACATCCGCCTTCCGATCATGGAGAGATTGGATAGAGTTTTTAAACAACTAGACGAAATC GTTAAACCAAACACTCCAGAACCACGCGAATATTTGGAAATGGTCGATGATCCCGATTGCGATATAGCACAAACAAGG GCCGAAGCATGGGCGAGACAGAATCAAGAATACCAAAATAAATGCCCCGACTATGAATGGTTCCACAAATATAGGGAGCCACGACGAC AGGCTGCGTCACCTCCCCCGCAGCCAAGAAAAGGGTGTGACATAAAAACCAGTGCTGACCGGGAGGCCGCTGTTAACAAGATCTATGCTTTGGTGAAGGACATAGATAATGTA ATATACCGTAAGCCCAACATAAAGATAAATCGCCCTCCGATGTACTTCAGCTCACGTCACGGTGGCTCGAACACGGCCTCGACCTCGACGTCGACTCGCCCCCGACGTGATAAGAGACATCTGAATATTTCTCCGGCGTCAGTAATTATACATTGTTCTAAATGCAAGTCTTTAAATAGACACATCACGTACTTACGGAATcg